The sequence GCGCCCCCTTCGGTACGATGAAGGCGCTCATCCCGCGCGCGCCCCTCGAAGGGTCGCTCAGAGCGAGCACGAAGTACCAATCGGCGACACCGCCGTTGGTGATCCACATCTTCGACCCGTTGATGACGTACTCGTTGCCCACCTTTCGCGCCGTCGTGCGAATACCCGCCACGTCCGATCCCGCCCCCGGTTCTGTGACCGCGTAGGCCGCCAGCCGGAACTCCTCGACCATCGGGGCGAGCCACTTCCTCTTTTGCTCGTCAGTCGCCCCCACGATGACCGGCGCCTCGGCCAGGGTGTTGGCCTCCATCGCCGTTCCGATCCCGGAGCAGGCGGCGGCGATCTCCTCGGCGATGATGCAGCCGTCGAGGACGCCCAGGCCCATTCCCCCGTACTCCTGCGGGATGTGCGTGTTCAGGAGCCCGGCCTCCCATGCCTTCCGGGCTATCTCCCACGGATACTCGCCCGTCTCGTCATGATGGGCGGCCTTAGGCGCGATCTCCTTCTGGGCGAACTCCCGCGCCAGCTTCTGGAAGGCCAGTTGGTCCTCGGTCGGCGAGAAGTCGATCATCGAACCCTCCAAGCGGCCAGGCCGCACCGGCTGGAGTCTAGGAACCGCGGGGGCGCCGCGCAAGCCGCACGTGCTAGACTCGACGGACAATCGATGAGCGAGACGAGAGAGAGGTCGACCGCCCTCGTGACGGGGGCGGGAACGCGTGTCGGCAGGCGGATCGCGCAGGTGCTGTCCCGCGAGGGATTCGACCTGGCCATCCACTACCACTCCTCCCGCGCGGAAGCGCTCGATCTGGCCCGCGAGATCCGCGCCGCGGGGAAGGTGGCGCGGGTCTACCGCGCCGACCTCTCGAGGCGAGGCAGCGCCGAGCGGCTCGCGGCTGCGGTCCTGCGGAACCAGTCGCCAGTCGCCCTCTTGGTCAACAGCGCCTCTGTCTGGATGCGGACCCCGATCGGCAGGACGCCGGCGGAGGCCTTCGACCGCTTGATGGCGATCAACCTGCGCAGCCCCTTCATCCTCTCCGTGATCCTCGGCGGCGCGATGAAGCGCCGGGGCGCCGGCGTGATCATCAACCTTCTCGACTGGTCGCTGGATCGGCCCTACCCGGACTATGTCGCCTATGGGATCACGAAGGCGGGGCTCGC is a genomic window of Candidatus Eisenbacteria bacterium containing:
- a CDS encoding SDR family oxidoreductase produces the protein MMGGLRRDLLLGELPRQLLEGQLVLGRREVDHRTLQAARPHRLESRNRGGAAQAARARLDGQSMSETRERSTALVTGAGTRVGRRIAQVLSREGFDLAIHYHSSRAEALDLAREIRAAGKVARVYRADLSRRGSAERLAAAVLRNQSPVALLVNSASVWMRTPIGRTPAEAFDRLMAINLRSPFILSVILGGAMKRRGAGVIINLLDWSLDRPYPDYVAYGITKAGLAAATRGLARALAPEVRVNAVAPGAVLLPRGIRRARADAIRRAVPLGRIGSPDDVAEAIAY